The Catalinimonas alkaloidigena genome segment CCGACGGGGCCACCATCAAGTACGTTTTAGAGACGCACTTTCACGCGGACTTTGTGTCCGGGCACCTCGACCTGGCGAGGAAAACCGGCGCGCAAATCGTGTATGGCCCTACGGCACTGCCCGATTTTGAGGCGCACGTCGCCACCGACGGCGAGGTGCTGCCGCTGGGCAAAGTCCAGATCAAAGTACTACACACACCCGGCCATACCCTGGAGTCGGTAACGTACCTGTTGCTCGACGAAGCGGGCCGCGAGGTCGCCATCTTTACGGGTGATACCCTCTTCATCGGCGACGTGGGACGCCCCGACCTGGCCGTAAAGACCGACCTGACGCGCGAAGATTTGGCGGGCCACCTCTACGACTCGCTGCGTCATAAAATCATGCCTTTGCCCGACGGCGTTATCGTCTACCCGGGGCACGGGGCGGGTTCGGCCTGCGGCAAGAACATGAGCAAAGAAACCGTCGATACGCTGGGCCATCAGAAACAGGTCAACTACGCGCTGCAGGCCGACCTGTCGCGCCGAGCGTTCATGGCTGCGGTTACGGCCGATCTGGTCGCGCCACCGCAGTACTTTCCGCAAAATGCCATGCTGAACCGCAAAGGATACGACAGCCTGGAGAGCGTGCTGAAGAAAGGCTTGAACGCGCTGGACGTGGCGACCTTTGTGCGGCATCGTGCCCATTACGACACGCTGGTGCTCGACACCCGCAGCAAAGAAGCCTTTGCGCAGGCGCACATTCCCGGTTCCCTCTTTCTGGGCCTCGACGACAACTTCGCCTCCTGGGCGGGGGCGCTGATCCCCGACCTGCAACAACCGCTGGTCTTTATCGCGGACGCAGGACGGGAGGAAGAGGTGGTGACCCGTCTGTCGCGCGTCGGACACGACAATACGCTGGGCTACCTGAAAGGCGGCCTCGTTAGCTGGCAGAACGCCGGCTACGCCACGGATCGCATCGACGAAACAACCGCCGCCGCGTTTGCCCAGCACTACCACGAGGGCATGCAGTTGCTGGACGTCCGCAAGGCAAGCGAATACCAGTCGCAGCACGTGGCCGGGGCAAGGAACGTTCCGCTCGCTTCCATCTTCCAGTCCCTGACGCAACTCGACCCGTCCGCGACCTATTACCTCCACTGCCAGGGCGGGTACCGCTCCATGGTGGCCGCCTCGATCCTCCGAGCCAAATGCTTTGGCCACGTCGTCAACATCACAGGCGGTTTTAACGCGCTGCGACAGACCGCCGTGCCGCTCACGGCCTACCACGAGCCGGTCACGCAGTTATAACTTGCCAATGCACCACCTTCCCGAAGCCTCCGTTGCAGACCGATGCGCGGGGGCTTTTTCGTGAATCGCAGCGCCACGTGTGTAACTTAAGTCACGCCACCCGGCAGGCGCACCCTCTACCTTTGTTGCTATACAAAACGTACTAAATACCTGAACTTATGTCGCTACTTGAGATAACAGGCTACGTCGGGGCGGCGCTGATTGGCATTTCCTTAGGGCTGATCGGCAGCGGAGGTTCCATCCTGACCGTACCGGTGCTGGTGTACCTGATTCACGTCGAGCCGGTGCTGGCCACGGCCTACTCGCTCTTTGTGGTGGGCATCTCGGCACTGGTGGGGGGCATCAATTATGCCCGGAAGCACCTGGTCAGTTACAAAACCGCGCTGGTGTTTATGGTACCCGCCTTCGTGACGGTCTACCTGACGCGCCTGTGGTTGGTGCCCATGCTACCGGCTACGTGGCTCACGATCGGAAGCTTTGCGCTGACCAAGGATGTTGGCATCCTGGTGCTGTTCGCCTTGTTGATGCTATTCGCTTCCGTAGGCATGATCCGCAACGGCAAAAGTGCACAGACCGACACGACAGACGAGGCCCAGCCGCGTTTCAACTTCCCGATGATTTTGCTCGAAGGGGCGGTGGTCGGCGTGCTGACGGGGCTGGTGGGCGCAGGCGGAGGCTTTCTGATCATCCCGGCGCTGGTGTTGCTGGCGCGGTTGCCCATGAAAATGGCCGTCGGTACCTCGCTGTTCATCATCGCCGCGAAATCGCTGATCGGGTTCCTCGGCGACATCCAGGCCGACCAGCCCATCGACTGGGGGTTTCTGCTGGTATTCTCGGCCATTGCGGCCTCCGGCATCTTTCTCGGCGGGTATCTGTCCAACTTCATCAACGGCAAAAAACTCCAGAAAAGCTTTGGGTGGTTTGTGCTGGCGATGGGCCTGTTCATGATCGTCAAGGAACTCTTCCTGCCGGGCGTGTAGTGTAACTCGGGTTACAAACGCACCCCTTCCAAGCCCGTACTTTTGAATAGTCGAATTGATAAAACAGAGTCTTCACTACAAATTCATAGCACCATGAAAATAGAACAGATTTATGATAAAGCCCTGGCACACGGCTCGTATGCCATTGTCAGCGAAGGGCAGGTGGCCCTGGTAGATCCGGGTCGCGACCCGCAGCCCTACCTCGACTTTGCCGAAAAACACCACGGTACCATTGTGGCCGTGTTCGAGACCCACCCGCACGCCGACTTTGCCAGTAGCCACCTGGAGTTTCAGCAACGGTTCGGCGCCACCGTCTACATCAATCCGAAAGTCGGGGTGTCGTACCCCTTCCTTCCGCTGCAACACGGCGACGAAGTGCGCATCGGGAAGGTAACGTTCCGTGCCCTGTTTACACCCGGTCACTCGCCCGACCACAACGCCTACCTGTTGCTCGACGAAGCTGGCAAGCCACATGCGGTCTTCACCGGCGACTCGCTGTTTGTGGGCGACGTCGGACGACCCGATTTGCGCGAAGGCGCAGGCCACGTAAAGGCCAACCGCAAGGAGCTGGCCGGCATGATGTACGACACGGTCAACACCGTGTTTGCTCCCCTGCCCGACGACGTGCTGGTCTATCCGGCCCACGGCGCAGGGTCGCTCTGCGGCAAAAACATGAGCACCGAACTCTACAGCACCATCGGGCAGCAAAAGGAGGAAAACTGGGCGTTCCACGTTAAAGAGAAGCAGGCGTTTGTCGAGAGTTTCCTCGACGGGCAACCGTTCATTCCCAAGTACTTCCCCTACGACGTGGAGCTGAACCGCAAAGGGGCCGATCCGCTGGCCGAGAGCATTGAGCGGGTGCCGCGACTGGCTTCGGCCGAAGCCCTGGAAAAAGGGGTGCTGATTGTCGATACCCGAAATCAGGAGGCGTTCAAGGCGGGGCATCTGAACGGCGCACTCAACATCCAGAACAAAGAAGGCGATAAATTCGAAACGTGGCTGGGCGCGCTCGTAAGCCCGACCGAATCGTTTTACCTCGTTGCCGAAGACGAAGAGGCGCTGGCAGCCGCGATTGTCCGTGCGGCCAAAATCGGCTACGAAAAGCTGATCAAAGGAGCACTCGTCAACCCGGCACAGGCCCCGGTGAAAAGTGACCGCCTGGACCTGAACGAGTTCAAGGCGCATCCGGAGCGCTACACCATCGTGGACATTCGCAACCAGTCGGAAGTCGCGACCGGTAAGATTTTCGATAGCGCCGTGGAGATTCCGCTGCCGGAATTACGCGACCGCAGCGGCGAACTGGCGACCGACAAGCCCATTGTGGTGCACTGTGCCGGGGGGTATCGGTCGGCGGCCGGAGCCAGCATCCTGGAACGCAAGCTGGCCGGAGCCACGGTATACGATTTGAGTGAAGCAGTGAAAGAATTTAAATAAGAAGGGAGGCAATATGTTTGGTTTTAGCAAGCAAGTGAAAAATTTCGAAGATGTAGACGCCGCAACGTTTGAGGCATTGCGTCAGGAGGGAAAGGCCGTGGTGTTGGACGTGCGCACACCGGCCGAGGCACAACAGGGAATGATTCCCGGTGCCAAGCTCCTCAATGTGATGTCGCCTTCGTTTCAGAACGAGGTGCAGCGGTTCGATAAGTCCGTGCCTTACCTGGTGTACTGCCGCAGCGGGAACCGGAGCGCGCAGGCGTGCCAGTGGATGGCCGATCAGGGCTTTCAGAAAGTCTTCAACCTACGCGGGGGCATAGGCGCCTGGCAGCATGCGGTTGGGAAGTAAGTAGAGGAGTTTTTGCCTGCAAAGTGGTTGATGGCCTGGCGGTTCCGTTCGGAATCGTCAGGCTTTTTTGTGTCTGCAGGGGGGGGAGCAAACGAGCGTTCAGCCGCTCTGGAACTCGGTTACACGACGCACGATTCCGGTTTCGGGCAGCTCCCAAGATGACGAGAATCATGTTTTGCCCTGACCCGCACCA includes the following:
- a CDS encoding sulfite exporter TauE/SafE family protein, which gives rise to MSLLEITGYVGAALIGISLGLIGSGGSILTVPVLVYLIHVEPVLATAYSLFVVGISALVGGINYARKHLVSYKTALVFMVPAFVTVYLTRLWLVPMLPATWLTIGSFALTKDVGILVLFALLMLFASVGMIRNGKSAQTDTTDEAQPRFNFPMILLEGAVVGVLTGLVGAGGGFLIIPALVLLARLPMKMAVGTSLFIIAAKSLIGFLGDIQADQPIDWGFLLVFSAIAASGIFLGGYLSNFINGKKLQKSFGWFVLAMGLFMIVKELFLPGV
- a CDS encoding MBL fold metallo-hydrolase, which gives rise to MKVQQLYTGCLAEAAYYISSEGEAAIIDPLRDPTPYLEMARADGATIKYVLETHFHADFVSGHLDLARKTGAQIVYGPTALPDFEAHVATDGEVLPLGKVQIKVLHTPGHTLESVTYLLLDEAGREVAIFTGDTLFIGDVGRPDLAVKTDLTREDLAGHLYDSLRHKIMPLPDGVIVYPGHGAGSACGKNMSKETVDTLGHQKQVNYALQADLSRRAFMAAVTADLVAPPQYFPQNAMLNRKGYDSLESVLKKGLNALDVATFVRHRAHYDTLVLDTRSKEAFAQAHIPGSLFLGLDDNFASWAGALIPDLQQPLVFIADAGREEEVVTRLSRVGHDNTLGYLKGGLVSWQNAGYATDRIDETTAAAFAQHYHEGMQLLDVRKASEYQSQHVAGARNVPLASIFQSLTQLDPSATYYLHCQGGYRSMVAASILRAKCFGHVVNITGGFNALRQTAVPLTAYHEPVTQL
- a CDS encoding rhodanese-like domain-containing protein → MKNFEDVDAATFEALRQEGKAVVLDVRTPAEAQQGMIPGAKLLNVMSPSFQNEVQRFDKSVPYLVYCRSGNRSAQACQWMADQGFQKVFNLRGGIGAWQHAVGK
- a CDS encoding MBL fold metallo-hydrolase — translated: MKIEQIYDKALAHGSYAIVSEGQVALVDPGRDPQPYLDFAEKHHGTIVAVFETHPHADFASSHLEFQQRFGATVYINPKVGVSYPFLPLQHGDEVRIGKVTFRALFTPGHSPDHNAYLLLDEAGKPHAVFTGDSLFVGDVGRPDLREGAGHVKANRKELAGMMYDTVNTVFAPLPDDVLVYPAHGAGSLCGKNMSTELYSTIGQQKEENWAFHVKEKQAFVESFLDGQPFIPKYFPYDVELNRKGADPLAESIERVPRLASAEALEKGVLIVDTRNQEAFKAGHLNGALNIQNKEGDKFETWLGALVSPTESFYLVAEDEEALAAAIVRAAKIGYEKLIKGALVNPAQAPVKSDRLDLNEFKAHPERYTIVDIRNQSEVATGKIFDSAVEIPLPELRDRSGELATDKPIVVHCAGGYRSAAGASILERKLAGATVYDLSEAVKEFK